A single region of the Glycine max cultivar Williams 82 chromosome 20, Glycine_max_v4.0, whole genome shotgun sequence genome encodes:
- the LOC100780805 gene encoding pentatricopeptide repeat-containing protein At1g05600 gives MIGDNILLSTHYSDISETPGILKPKDSSEFDQNLNFLKNKLAPDNLIRVLDRTSDLNSAVRIFKWASRQKSFHHTSNTYFRIILKLGMAGKVLEMRDFCEYMVKDRCPGAEEALVALVHTFVGHRRIKEAIVVLVNMNLGGYRPPIEVFNVLLGALVGGESRDFQSALFVYKEMVKACVLPTVDILNYLLEVLFATNRNELALHQFRRMNNKGCDSNSKTFEILVKGLIESGRVDEAATVLEQMLKHKC, from the exons ATGATCGGCGACAACATCCTTCTCAGTACTCACTACTCAG ATATTTCAGAAACCCCTGGAATTCTTAAGCCCAAGGATTCATCTGAATTCGACCAAAACCtcaactttttgaaaaataagctTGCCCCAGATAACTTAATCCGGGTTCTGGACCGTACAAGCGATTTGAACTCGGCAGTGAGGATATTCAAATGGGCTTCAAGGCAGAAGAGTTTTCACCACACTTCCAACACTTATTTCAGGATAATTTTGAAACTGGGTATGGCCGGGAAAGTTTTGGAAATGAGGGATTTTTGTGAATACATGGTTAAGGATAGGTGCCCGGGTGCTGAAGAAGCTCTTGTGGCATTGGTTCATACATTTGTGGGGCATCGTAGGATTAAAGAAGCTATTGTAGTCTTAGTGAATATGAATTTGGGTGGTTATAGGCCCCCAATTGaagtttttaatgttttattgggCGCTCTTGTGGGAGGAGAGAGTAGAGATTTTCAAAGTGCCTTGTTTGTTTATAAAGAGATGGTGAAGGCATGTGTGTTACCTACAGTTGAcattttgaattatttgttgGAGGTTTTGTTCGCCACCAATCGGAATGAGTTGGCTTTACATCAATTTAGAAGAATGAACAATAAAGGGTGCGATTCAAATAGTAAGACCTTTGAGATTCTTGTAAAGGGTCTCATTGAAAGTGGTCGAGTGGATGAAGCTGCTACTGTTTTAGAGCAAATGCTCAAACACAAATGTTAA
- the LOC100798343 gene encoding putative nuclear envelope-associated protein, translating to MSEKPSSSLTSIAAREADPVLQDLNEKKQSFRRNVVSLAVELKELRSRLASQEQSYAKETLTRQEAETNAKNMELQIGRLQKNLEEKNEQLQASTSSAEKYLKELDELRTQLVATRATADASAASAQSAQLQCLELVKELDEKNGSLREHEDRVLRLGEQLDNLQKDLQARESSQKQLKDEVLRIEHDIMEAFAKAGENKNCELRKILDEVSPKNFEKMNKLLGVKDEEIAKLKDEIKIMSAQWKLKTKGLESQLEKQRRADQELKKKVLKLEFCLQEARSQTRKLQRMGERRDKAIKELRDQLAAKQQREVGYGDRQNQNFWDTSGFKIVVSMSMLILVVFSRR from the exons ATGTCTGAGAAACCATCTTCATCGTTGACATCTATAGCTGCTCGAGAAGCTGATCCCGTGTTACaggatttgaatgaaaagaaGCAGAGCTTTAGGCGCAACGTGGTGTCGTTAGCGGTGGAGTTGAAGGAGCTACGTAGTCGCCTAGCTTCGCAGGAGCAATCGTATGCCAAGGAAACTCTAACAAGACAG GAAGCAGAGACAAATGCCAAGAACATGGAATTGCAAATTGGAAGATTGCAGAAGAacttggaagaaaaaaatgagcaGCTTCAGGCTTCAACCTCGTCTGCTGAGAAG TATCTGAAGGAGTTAGATGAACTTAGAACTCAACTTGTAGCAACCAGAGCAACTGCTGATGCAAGTGCTGCATCAGCTCAATCAGCGCAGCTCCaatgtttagaacttgtaaaagaatTAGACGAGAAAAATGGTTCACTAAGAGAGCATGAGGACCGTGTCCTAAGGCTAGGGGAGCAACTAGACAATTTACAGAAGGATCTTCAGGCAAGGGAATCTTCACAAAAGCAATTGAAAGATGAAGTTTTGAGAATTGAGCATGATATTATGGAGGCTTTTGCAAAAGCTGGAGAGAACAAGAATTGTGAACTGCGGAAGATATTGGATGAGGTTTCTCCTAAAAATTTTGAGAAGATGAATAAGCTTCTgggtgttaaggatgaagaaatAGCAAAACTTAAGGATGAAATTAAGATCATGTCTGCTCAGTGGAAGCTCAAGACCAAGGGATTAGAGTCACAG TTGGAGAAACAGCGGCGTGCTGATCAAGAGCTGAAAAAGAAAGTGTTGAAGTTAGAATTCTGTCTGCAGGAAGCTCGTTCTCAGACACGAAAACTGCAGAGG ATGGGTGAACGACGGGACAAAGCTATCAAAGAACTGAGAGATCAATTAGCTGCAAAGCAACAAAGAGAAGTTGGATATGGAGATAGGCAAAATCAGAATTTCTGGGACACTTCTGGATTCAAAATCGTGGTCTCTATGTCCATGTTGATCTTGGTGGTATTTTCAAGGCGATGA
- the LOC100781884 gene encoding protein transport protein sec31 has translation MAKEASLCLLFLLSSLTISCSGSVEGFSYRERGHTSTSARTISFLQQSNVPPSQIRIFVTDHRILSTLSYSKVPTDVYLNKSQVENFITSKPSELKAHLLNILQNSNIKSIIASCGSEGLAQNEMPLFLHALISISSVLRELHLGREVKVSVAFPLSFLEKLNASHENNIRRILSVIKEMKSFVMVEDYIDGEFSIGDHFVHAIIKRATLAASILPCKDVPIVLAIKSTVIFPSMELAQFSERVSKYLESKTHIRKRIAALYIEVHRTEDFASKKLKRRSLDDTTNPTNTVFPTNPASSTPIITPPDTPTIITVPATNPVTISPSNPAAMPVTVPSTTPVPIPPTNPANSPVPVSNPATTTPVATPPPVTIPVTSYPPPSGNVPVVNPQPQPPPANTNAPAIQGQSWCVAKQGAPEASLQSALDYACGMGGADCSQIQQGGNCYSPVTLQSHASVAFNSYYQKNPAPTSCDFGGTATLVNTNPSTGSCIFPSSSSTTTTTPKSSSPPTPPTQSSPTTLPPPSPLTPAPSIPTAPPTSSSSGTGPFGYGAPPSVLNSSNPASGIMPGFASDSPPVVNTTSASRSVSLRPFVGFTILMVSFVTTRLSMHP, from the exons ATGGCCAAGGAAGCTTCTCTGTGCCTCTTGTTCCTCCTCTCCTCTCTCACTATCTCCTGTTCTG GATCTGTGGAGGGTTTTTCCTACCGTGAGAGAGGACACACTTCAACATCTGCTAGAACCATATCATTCCTCCAGCAAAGCAACGTTCCCCCGTCTCAGATTCGAATTTTCGTCACAGATCATAGGATTTTGAGCACTCTCAGCTACTCCAAAGTGCCAACAGATGTTTACTTGAACAAAAGTCAAGTTGAAAATTTCATTACTTCAAAACCTTCTGAACTAAAAGCTCATCTACTTAACATTCTCCAAAATTCAAACATCAAGAGCATCATTGCTAGCTGTGGCAGTGAGGGCTTAGCACAAAATGAGATGCCTTTGTTCTTACATGCTTTGATATCAATTAGTTCAGTTCTTAGAGAGCTTCACTTAGGGAGGGAGGTAAAAGTCTCAGTAGCATTTCCACTTTCATTCTTAGAAAAGTTGAATGCATCACATGAAAACAATATTCGTAGGATTCTTTCAGTTATAAAGGAAATGAAATCCTTTGTCATGGTAGAAGACTACATTGATGGAGAATTCAGCATCGGGGATCACTTTGTTCATGCTATCATCAAACGAGCCACTCTTGCTGCTTCCATTCTTCCTTGCAAGGATGTTCCCATTGTTCTGGCAATAAAAAGCACAGTTATCTTCCCTTCAATGGAATTAGCTCAATTTAGTGAGAGAGTGTCCAAATATCTAGAATCCAAAACTCATATTAGAAAAAGAATAGCAGCATTATACATAGAGGTGCACAGAACAGAAGATTTTGCTAGCAAAAAGCTCAAAAGGAGAAGTCTAGATGACACAACCAACCCAACAAACACAGTTTTCCCCACAAATCCAGCATCATCCACACCGATCATCACACCACCAGATACACCAACCATCATAACAGTTCCTGCTACTAATCCTGTCACAATTTCCCCTTCCAATCCTGCTGCAATGCCTGTGACAGTTCCTTCCACCACACCAGTGCCTATACCTCCCACAAATCCAGCCAATTCACCAGTACCTGTGAGCAATCCAGCTACAACAACTCCTGTAGCAACACCACCGCCAGTAACCATCCCTGTGACATCTTATCCACCTCCATCAGGAAATGTTCCCGTCGTAAACCCGCAACCGCAACCACCTCCTGCAAACACTAATGCTCCTGCCATTCAGGGGCAGAGTTGGTGTGTTGCAAAGCAAGGAGCCCCTGAAGCTTCTCTTCAATCAGCTTTGGACTATGCTTGTGGAATGGGTGGTGCAGATTGTTCTCAAATTCAGCAGGGTGGAAATTGTTACAGTCCAGTTACTTTGCAGAGCCATGCTTCTGTTGCCTTCAACAGCTACTACCAGAAGAATCCAGCTCCAACAAGCTGTGACTTTGGAGGGACTGCCACCTTAGTTAACACAAATCCAA GCACGGGTTCGTGCATCttcccatcatcatcatcaacaacaacaacaacgccaaAGTCATCATCACCCCCAACACCACCTACGCAATCAAGTCCAACAACACTACCACCACCAAGTCCATTAACACCTGCACCATCTATTCCAACAGCACCACCAACATCTTCATCTTCAGGAACAGGCCCTTTCGG GTATGGTGCCCCACCTTCAGTGTTAAATTCAAGCAATCCAGCGTCAGGTATAATGCCAGGTTTTGCTTCTGATAGCCCTCCTGTTGTAAATACCACTTCGGCCTCGCGTTCTGTGAGTTTGAGACCTTTTGTTGGCTTCACTATTCTGATGGTATCATTTGTCACTACGAGACTCAGTATGCACCCATAG
- the LOC100305384 gene encoding receptor protein kinase has translation MGADLKAELSGKTFVFGLKVWQIIGIAVGLFIVVILCVLPFCLTSRKKTRRARNRIPASHIPPVSKEITEVRVEQVPANGFVPREGILLTIHDKSSDKESDKVMLHLGVGKKKHGDSGSHHSDSFHYLDGGGSQSGEEISSGMVGMYMSSSSHPITAPSPLSGLPEFSHLGWGHWFTLRDLELATNRFSKENVIGEGGYGVVYRGQLINGTPVAVKKILNNIGQAEKEFRVEVEAIGHVRHKNLVRLLGYCIEGTHRMLVYEYVNNGNLEQWLHGAMRHHGYLTWEARIKILLGTAKGLAYLHEAIEPKVVHRDIKSSNILIDDDFNAKVSDFGLAKLLGSGKSHVATRVMGTFGYVAPEYANTGLLNEKSDVYSFGVVLLEAITGRDPVDYGRPAQEVNMVDWLKTMVGNRRSEEVVDPNIEVKPSTRALKRVLLTALRCVDPDSEKRPKMGQVVRMLESEEYPLAREDRRHRRNRGVNSEIESHKDNSDTDGSDIQGSRSESGR, from the exons ATGGGTGCTGATCTTAAAGCTGAATTGTCTGGGaaaacttttgtttttggtcTTAAGGTTTGGCAAATAATTGGAATTGCGGTTGGATTGTTTATTGTTGTCATCCTCTGTGTGCTCCCATTTTGCCTTACTTCAAGGAAGAAAACTAGAAGAGCCAGGAACAGAATTCCTGCTAGTCATATTCCTCCTGTCTCAAAGGAAATCACGGAAGTGCGGGTTGAGCAAGTGCCCGCAAATGGATTTGTTCCTCGTGAAGGAATACTTCTTACCATTCATGATAAGTCCAGTGACAAAGAATCAGACAAGGTTATGCTTCATTTAGGTGTTGGGAAGAAGAAGCATGGGGACAGTGGTAGTCATCACTCGGATTCATTTCATTACTTGGATGGAGGTGGGTCACAATCAGGGGAAGAAATTAGCTCTGGCATGGTTGGAATGTACATGTCCTCTTCTTCACACCCTATAACAGCTCCTTCACCGCTCTCTGGCCTTCCAGAATTCTCTCACTTGGGTTGGGGTCACTGGTTTACACTGAGGGATCTTGAACTTGCTACGAAccgtttttcaaaagaaaatgtaatTGGTGAGGGTGGGTATGGAGTTGTTTACCGGGGACAGTTGATCAACGGGACTCCAGTGGCAGTTAAAAAGATACTCAATAACAT TGGTCAAGCTGAGAAAGAATTTAGAGTGGAAGTTGAAGCTATTGGTCATGTCCGACATAAAAACTTGGTTCGACTTTTGGGGTACTGCATTGAGGGGACTCACAG GATGCTAGTCTACGAGTATGTCAATAATGGAAACTTAGAGCAATGGCTTCATGGAGCAATGCGACATCATGGATATCTTACCTGGGAAGCACGTATTAAAATTCTCCTTGGCACAGCTAAGGG GCTTGCATATTTGCATGAAGCAATTGAGCCAAAGGTGGTACACCGAGATATCAAGTCCAGCAACATATTAATTGATGACGACTTTAATGCCAAGGTTTCTGATTTTGGCCTGGCCAAGCTTCTTGGTTCTGGGAAGAGTCATGTTGCAACACGAGTTATGGGAACCTTTGG ATATGTGGCTCCTGAATATGCAAATACTGGTCTTCTAAATGAAAAAAGTGATGTTTATAGCTTTGGTGTTGTGCTATTGGAAGCAATTACTGGAAGAGATCCAGTTGACTATGGACGTCCAGCACAGGAA GTTAATATGGTTGATTGGCTGAAGACGATGGTTGGAAACAGGAGATCAGAAGAAGTGGTGGACCCAAACATTGAGGTGAAGCCATCTACCAGAGCTTTGAAACGGGTGCTCTTAACTGCTTTGAGATGTGTAGATCCAGATTCCGAGAAAAGACCCAAGATGGGCCAAGTTGTACGTATGCTTGAGTCAGAGGAGTACCCTTTAGCAAGAGAG GATCGTAGGCACCGAAGAAATCGTGGGGTTAACTCAGAAATTGAATCACATAAGGATAATTCTGACACAGATGGCAGTGACATTCAGGGCTCTAGATCAGAAAGCGGAAGGTAA
- the LOC100306546 gene encoding uncharacterized protein LOC100306546, translating to MLKGDDYLRKRMWISPRPSLDQVEALVGYFQAQAQASASPAWALAHLGFALSLVVAPVLLLCPLFPVLVGHYQYQHMHKEMALVEDLYYYLMLKYPRICLSFNLPFIIIFIFMCMRLLGFVLLGSWLGVI from the coding sequence ATGCTGAAGGGGGACGATTACTTGAGGAAGAGAATGTGGATCAGCCCCAGACCTTCCTTGGATCAGGTGGAGGCCTTGGTGGGATATTTCCAAGCCCAAGCCCAGGCTTCAGCTTCACCGGCGTGGGCTTTGGCCCATCTGGGTTTTGCACTTTCCCTGGTGGTTGCACCGGTACTCCTTCTTTGCCCACTATTCCCGGTGCTGGTGGGTCACTACCAGTACCAACACATGCATAAGGAAATGGCTTTGGTAGAAGACCTATATTATTACTTAATGCTAAAGTACCCTAGAATTTGTTTAAGCTTTAATTTgccttttataattatatttatatttatgtgtaTGCGTCTATTAGGTTTTGTTCTTCTGGGTTCATGGCTGGGTGTGATATGA